The region TATAGCGTCTTCGTAAGTATACTAAGAGATGACATCCTACTAAATTCTATCCAGTCCTATTTCGGGACTTCAAACTTCACCCCCTTCTCTTGGATCTTCAGCAAGCCATCGTTATAGTTATCCAACGGCGCGTCGGCCTCAACAAGCCTCcaaacctcctcaaccctctGCACCACATCCGCACCCAAAGCCCCCTTCTTCGCAAACCCAAGAGTCTCCCTCAACTGCTCCAGATTGCGCGCCCCAAAGATAACCCTATCGCCATCCTCCCCCTTCAACGCCGAGTTAAAGATAACCCACCGGTACGCCAACTCCGCCTTCGGAATCCCCGTCTGCTCGGAAATCTCCTCCCAGAGCTTCAGCCCCTCAAACATCGTCGGCTTGTTATACAGCTCGTGATACAAAGCCCCAACGCCGGACGAGCGGTCCCAACGACCCCCCGCACCCTTCGTAAGCTGCTCGACGCTCTTGGTCAGAAACCCGCCCGCGATAGGCGAGTACGCGTAGAACTGGATCCCGTGCTTGCGCAGGACGGGGAGCAGTTCTGTTTCAGCGCGGCGCGCAACGGCGGAGTAGTTCCCCTGGTAGACGGAGGGGGCGATCCAGCCTTTCTCCTTGGAGATCTGCACGAGCTCTTCGACTtctgcggcgaggaagttggagatTCCGAAGCGCTTGATTTTGCCTTCGGTGTAGAGAGTGTTTATGGCGTCGACTTGGACTTCGAAGGGGACTTGGCGGTCTGGCGAGTGCAGGTAGTAGACGTCGACCTGTGTTGGTTAGATTATCATAGATGGTAGATATTTAAGAAAGGCATACCTGGTTTGTCTGGAGTTTCTTGAGACTTTCGTTTGCGGTGGCGAGgatcttttctttgcttgaTGACCCGGCAAACCCTCCGGGGTACTTGGTGTCGATAGTGTGCGTTTTGGAAGCGTCTAGCTCGCCGAGGaacttctcgctctcgccGTAGATGGCTGCTGTGTCGATGTACTTGATGCCTTCGgcctggaggatggagatggcctccttcatcttctcgataGAGCCAAACGTCTCTTCTGTGTGGaaggcgccgccgccaaagcTTAACTCAACGGGAGACatggtgatgctgaagtATTCTGGATGAACTCGAACTGATGAAAGAGCAAAGAtgggttgattgattgattgatacTACAGAACAGCGAGCGCTGCCTGGTATTTATAGCCAACTCTGCCCGTGTCCTTGACAATCGCAATCAATTCCATGTTTATGACGATGATTGACATTGTGCTGCTTAGAAATTCACTCGGAGTTTAGCGCTCTAAGCACCGCTACGGAGTCTGGGTACCACAGTTAGCAGTATAGAAACTGGGTCCACTTGCCCTAATCCGAGCTGGTTCAGGCCACATCCGTCCCCGACGGGTCGGAATCGACACTGCCGGGCCTTTCCTCGCGGCCCCAGAACTTCCGGGGCACCGCGGCCCCATTTCCTATTCGGGAGATGGTGTGCTGTTGCGTGATGGGTTTATCTGTTGGTGTGGATAGGCTGGATAATGGTCTCTTACTAGTATGTAGAAATCTCGATTCGGTAACTACACACGTTTCCATTGAGAAGGGAATATATACCCATAGATCTTCTACCCATGGGGGCTTGTCTGCCTTAAAGCTGTGGTCTATTCGCACCCAAAACCTCCACTTCCGCCACAACCCCCAAATGATCCGTAACCCACGGCCTCTCAAACCCCAACTCCACGATCCCCTttcgctcctcctctccctccgccaATATCTCCGCCCCAAACCTCTCAAACCGACGCACTTTCACACCGCCGCAGAAATAAACCTTGTCCATCCGCGAACACCCAAACCGCTCCCGCTGGCTCGTCGCCGCCTGCTGGCCCCATGTATACGCCTCCTCTGTGTCCTCGCGCCCGCCGAGCTCCAGGAACGCGTCTTTGAGGCTATTCTCACTGTGCAGGGTGCGGTCGAACGGCTGGATGGCGTTGAAGTCCCCGGCTGCTAGCGCGGCGTGGATTCCATCGCGGTGCATGTATTCTGCGAAGAGCGCGACCTGCGGCGGCCGGAAGGGCGGGTCGAAGGCCATGGATTCGAGATGGGTGTTGCAGAGGCGGAGGATTAgtttttctttccccgcaTCTGGTCTGTTGAGAGAGatgtcgacgaagagggcgtCCCGGTCCATGCGTGTTTTGGAATAGTGCACGCGGAAGGCGGATGACACCGGGAGGCGGGCGTCGATTAGCACGGTGGTTCCGTATTGCGTTGTTGCCCAGTTCGAGGGGTCGATGTCGGTGAGGTGGAAGCGGGATTGGATCCAGGGGGTTGCGGCGATGGTGGTGAGGTCTGATGGGGTGCATtcctggaggaagatgatcGGGGCCGCGGTTGGTGGGAGGGAGCGTGTTAGGTGTTCGAGGTGGGCGAGCGCTGGTTTCATgcgggcggcggcgaaggggaGCATGAAGTCGATGTTCCAGCTGTAGAGGGCTATTGTTGCGATGGGTGCGGTGTCCTGGGTGCTTTGGCCTGTGGACTGTGAGACCCAGGTGGATGTGGCGGGGTCATAGTCGTAGTAGGACTGTGGGTAGGGTTCGTCGAGATTCCAAGGCATCGAAGTCTTTCTCAAGGTGGCGCTGCCCTGAATGGCCTGTATCATAAGAGCTTCCATGGCGACGGCGCAGTTAAGGTGAGAAGTTGTCCAAGGTTGGAGTAAAGTCGAACAGCGCGGGGTGCGGGGGATTTCTTAGTTCTTACTCAGACTCGGTCCACCTTAGGGCAGTGTACTAGTTATGCTGTCGAATCACATAGGTTAACAGACTTGAAGTCTTATCACCACGGCGGTTGTTTAATCACTCTCAGTGATAGCACTTCGTCACTCTTAGGCCTCGTCTAAGTGTCTGCATTTCCACTTCCTTGCCCCACGGTTAGAAGCTACCAGGAAATAGTCCTGCGCCTCGTTTGAGATCAAATACACGGAGAGGCCGACCGGAGTAAATAGTGCCGGATAAGTGGAGTTGCTGACGGCTGAATGGACTACAGATACGTAAGAAGTCCAGTGCATGAAGCTATGAACAAATCAACACAGGTCGTCTCTGGATCAGCGGTTGATCTCCCAGGATTGAGCATGCCGAAAGACCAAGTTGCTAGACAA is a window of Aspergillus puulaauensis MK2 DNA, chromosome 4, nearly complete sequence DNA encoding:
- a CDS encoding aldo/keto reductase family protein (COG:C;~EggNog:ENOG410PJND;~InterPro:IPR020471,IPR036812,IPR023210;~PFAM:PF00248;~go_function: GO:0016491 - oxidoreductase activity [Evidence IEA];~go_process: GO:0055114 - oxidation-reduction process [Evidence IEA]); this translates as MSPVELSFGGGAFHTEETFGSIEKMKEAISILQAEGIKYIDTAAIYGESEKFLGELDASKTHTIDTKYPGGFAGSSSKEKILATANESLKKLQTNQVDVYYLHSPDRQVPFEVQVDAINTLYTEGKIKRFGISNFLAAEVEELVQISKEKGWIAPSVYQGNYSAVARRAETELLPVLRKHGIQFYAYSPIAGGFLTKSVEQLTKGAGGRWDRSSGVGALYHELYNKPTMFEGLKLWEEISEQTGIPKAELAYRWVIFNSALKGEDGDRVIFGARNLEQLRETLGFAKKGALGADVVQRVEEVWRLVEADAPLDNYNDGLLKIQEKGVKFEVPK
- a CDS encoding endonuclease/exonuclease/phosphatase family protein (COG:S;~EggNog:ENOG410PN4S;~InterPro:IPR036691,IPR005135;~PFAM:PF03372), producing the protein MEALMIQAIQGSATLRKTSMPWNLDEPYPQSYYDYDPATSTWVSQSTGQSTQDTAPIATIALYSWNIDFMLPFAAARMKPALAHLEHLTRSLPPTAAPIIFLQECTPSDLTTIAATPWIQSRFHLTDIDPSNWATTQYGTTVLIDARLPVSSAFRVHYSKTRMDRDALFVDISLNRPDAGKEKLILRLCNTHLESMAFDPPFRPPQVALFAEYMHRDGIHAALAAGDFNAIQPFDRTLHSENSLKDAFLELGGREDTEEAYTWGQQAATSQRERFGCSRMDKVYFCGGVKVRRFERFGAEILAEGEEERKGIVELGFERPWVTDHLGVVAEVEVLGANRPQL